A portion of the Zootoca vivipara chromosome 6, rZooViv1.1, whole genome shotgun sequence genome contains these proteins:
- the KATNB1 gene encoding katanin p80 WD40 repeat-containing subunit B1 isoform X1, which translates to MAAAVATKTAWKLQEITAHSSNVSSLVLGKSSGRLLATGGDDCRVNIWSINKPNCIMSLTGHTTPVESVKINTNEELIVAGSQSGSIRIWDLEAAKILRTLMGHKANICSLDFHPFGGFVASGSMDTNIKLWDVRRKGCVFRYKGHTQAVRCLRFSPDGKWLASSADDHTVKLWDLAAGKIMFEFTGHTGPVNVVEFHPNEYLLASGSSDRTVRFWDLEKFQVVSCIEEEATPVRCVMFNPDGCCLYAGCHDTLRVYGWEPERCFDVVLVNWGKVADLSICNNQLIGVSFTQSTVSSFVVDLSRVTKCGPGTRGLIRDDKPLTQPLPAGSSLRRIYDRPTTTCSKPQRMKHNSESERRSPSSEDDREDKESTAEIQNPEDYNEIFQPKNPITRTPPNKSEPFPAPPEDEPMVAKEASRLSQVADIPTPLPSQENQPDPIQRSPIASSTPKTKVEPSVIPAARNEPIGLKASDFLPAVNNQNLTEIVDEEAMSQIRKGHETMCVVLTSRHKNLDTVRAVWSTGDIKTSVDSAVAINDLSVMVDLLNIVNQKASLWKLDLCTVILPQIEKLLQSKYESYVQTGCTSLKLILQRFLPLITDILAAPPSVGVDISREERLHKCRLCYKQLKNISNIIKNKSGLSGRHGSAFRELHLLMAVLE; encoded by the exons CAAAAGCTCAGGTCGGCTCCTTGCAACTGGTGGAGATGATTGTCGAGTTAATATCTGGTCAATTAACAAGCCGAACTGCATTATG AGTCTAACGGGTCACACCACACCCGTGGAGAGTGTGAAGATTAATACGAATGAAGAGCTGATTGTTGCGGGGTCCCAGTCAGGCTCCATTCGGATCTGGGATCTGGAAGCTGCCAAAA TTCTCCGTACATTAATGGGCCACAAAGCAAATATCTGCAGCCTAGACTTCCATCCTTTTGGAGGCTTTGTAGCTTCAGGATCCATGGACACCAACATTAAG CTTTGGGACGTGAGAAGAAAGGGCTGCGTCTTCAGGTACAAG GGCCATACTCAAGCAGTCCGCTGTCTCCGATTCAGCCCTGATGGCAAATGGCTGGCGTCGTCTGCAGATGATCACACAGTGAAG TTGTGGGACCTGGCTGCTGGGAAGATCATGTTCGAGTTCACAGGACACACAGGGCCTGTCAACGTTGTAGAATTCCATCCCAATGAATACCTGTTGGCCTCTGGTAGCTCTGACAG AACAGTCAGGTTCTGGGACTTGGAGAAGTTCCAGGTGGTGAGCTGCATTGAAGAGGAGGCCACTCCTGTCAG GTGTGTGATGTTTAACCCTGATGGCTGCTGCTTGTATGCTGGCTGCCACGATACCCTGAGAGTGTATGGCTGGGAGCCTGAGCGCTGTTTTGATGTGGTCTTGGTGAATTGGGGCAAGGTGGCTGATTTGTCTATCTGTAACAATCAACTG ATTGGTGTTTCTTTCACACAAAGCACAGTCTCTTCCTTTGTGGTGGACCTCAGCCGAGTCACAAAATGTGGGCCTGGCACCCGTGGACTGATTCGGGATGACAAGCCTCTCACTCAGCCCTTGCCTGCGGGCTCTTCCCTTCGACGCATCTATGACAGGCCAACGACAACATGCAGCAAACCCCAAAG AATGAAACACAACTCAGAGAGCGAGAGGCGCAGTCCAAGCAGTGAGGACGACAGGGAAGATAAGGAATCCACAGCGGAGATCCAGAACCCAGAAGACTACAATGAGATCTTCCAGCCAAAGAATCCCATAA ctcGAACTCCACCCAACAAGAGCGAACCTTTTCCTGCACCTCCAGAGGATG AGCCCATGGTTGCCAAAGAAGCCTCAAGGCTCAGTCAAGTGGCAGATATTCCGACTCCGTTGCCAAGCCAAGAGAAT CAGCCTGACCCAATTCAGAGGTCGCCAATAGCATCCTCGACCCCCAAGACCAAGGTTGAGCCATCTGTGATCCCTGCAGCCAGGAATGAGCCTATCGGGCTGAAGGCCTCTGACTTTTTGCCA GCTGTGAACAACCAAAACCTGACGGAGATTGTGGATGAAGAGGCCATGTCCCAAATCCGGAAGGGACATGAGACCATGTGCGTGGTGCTTACCAGCCGCCACAAGAACCTGGACACCGTGAGGGCCGTGTGGAGCACTGGAGACATCAAG ACATCTGTGGACTCTGCAGTGGCCATCAACGACCTCTCCGTTATGGTGGACCTTCTGAACATCGTCAACCAGAAGGC GTCTCTTTGGAAGCTGGATCTGTGCACAGTCATCTTGCCTCAGATAGAGAAACTTCTGCAAAGCAAATATGAAAG TTACGTCCAGACAGgctgcacttctctgaagttgATCCTGCAGAGGTTTCTGCCCCTGATCACAGACATCCTTGCTGCACCGCCATCCGTGGGGGTGGACATCAGCAGAGAAGAGAG GCTTCACAAATGCCGCCTGTGCTACAAGCAGCTGAAAAACATCAGCAACATCATCAAGAACAAATCTGGACTCAGTGGCCGCCACGGCAGTGCCTTCCGTGAGCTGCACCTCCTGATGGCTGTCCTTGAGTGA
- the KATNB1 gene encoding katanin p80 WD40 repeat-containing subunit B1 isoform X2, with protein MAAAVATKTAWKLQEITAHSSNVSSLVLGKSSGRLLATGGDDCRVNIWSINKPNCIMSLTGHTTPVESVKINTNEELIVAGSQSGSIRIWDLEAAKILRTLMGHKANICSLDFHPFGGFVASGSMDTNIKLWDVRRKGCVFRYKGHTQAVRCLRFSPDGKWLASSADDHTVKLWDLAAGKIMFEFTGHTGPVNVVEFHPNEYLLASGSSDRTVRFWDLEKFQVVSCIEEEATPVRCVMFNPDGCCLYAGCHDTLRVYGWEPERCFDVVLVNWGKVADLSICNNQLIGVSFTQSTVSSFVVDLSRVTKCGPGTRGLIRDDKPLTQPLPAGSSLRRIYDRPTTTCSKPQRMKHNSESERRSPSSEDDREDKESTAEIQNPEDYNEIFQPKNPITRTPPNKSEPFPAPPEDEPMVAKEASRLSQVADIPTPLPSQENPDPIQRSPIASSTPKTKVEPSVIPAARNEPIGLKASDFLPAVNNQNLTEIVDEEAMSQIRKGHETMCVVLTSRHKNLDTVRAVWSTGDIKTSVDSAVAINDLSVMVDLLNIVNQKASLWKLDLCTVILPQIEKLLQSKYESYVQTGCTSLKLILQRFLPLITDILAAPPSVGVDISREERLHKCRLCYKQLKNISNIIKNKSGLSGRHGSAFRELHLLMAVLE; from the exons CAAAAGCTCAGGTCGGCTCCTTGCAACTGGTGGAGATGATTGTCGAGTTAATATCTGGTCAATTAACAAGCCGAACTGCATTATG AGTCTAACGGGTCACACCACACCCGTGGAGAGTGTGAAGATTAATACGAATGAAGAGCTGATTGTTGCGGGGTCCCAGTCAGGCTCCATTCGGATCTGGGATCTGGAAGCTGCCAAAA TTCTCCGTACATTAATGGGCCACAAAGCAAATATCTGCAGCCTAGACTTCCATCCTTTTGGAGGCTTTGTAGCTTCAGGATCCATGGACACCAACATTAAG CTTTGGGACGTGAGAAGAAAGGGCTGCGTCTTCAGGTACAAG GGCCATACTCAAGCAGTCCGCTGTCTCCGATTCAGCCCTGATGGCAAATGGCTGGCGTCGTCTGCAGATGATCACACAGTGAAG TTGTGGGACCTGGCTGCTGGGAAGATCATGTTCGAGTTCACAGGACACACAGGGCCTGTCAACGTTGTAGAATTCCATCCCAATGAATACCTGTTGGCCTCTGGTAGCTCTGACAG AACAGTCAGGTTCTGGGACTTGGAGAAGTTCCAGGTGGTGAGCTGCATTGAAGAGGAGGCCACTCCTGTCAG GTGTGTGATGTTTAACCCTGATGGCTGCTGCTTGTATGCTGGCTGCCACGATACCCTGAGAGTGTATGGCTGGGAGCCTGAGCGCTGTTTTGATGTGGTCTTGGTGAATTGGGGCAAGGTGGCTGATTTGTCTATCTGTAACAATCAACTG ATTGGTGTTTCTTTCACACAAAGCACAGTCTCTTCCTTTGTGGTGGACCTCAGCCGAGTCACAAAATGTGGGCCTGGCACCCGTGGACTGATTCGGGATGACAAGCCTCTCACTCAGCCCTTGCCTGCGGGCTCTTCCCTTCGACGCATCTATGACAGGCCAACGACAACATGCAGCAAACCCCAAAG AATGAAACACAACTCAGAGAGCGAGAGGCGCAGTCCAAGCAGTGAGGACGACAGGGAAGATAAGGAATCCACAGCGGAGATCCAGAACCCAGAAGACTACAATGAGATCTTCCAGCCAAAGAATCCCATAA ctcGAACTCCACCCAACAAGAGCGAACCTTTTCCTGCACCTCCAGAGGATG AGCCCATGGTTGCCAAAGAAGCCTCAAGGCTCAGTCAAGTGGCAGATATTCCGACTCCGTTGCCAAGCCAAGAGAAT CCTGACCCAATTCAGAGGTCGCCAATAGCATCCTCGACCCCCAAGACCAAGGTTGAGCCATCTGTGATCCCTGCAGCCAGGAATGAGCCTATCGGGCTGAAGGCCTCTGACTTTTTGCCA GCTGTGAACAACCAAAACCTGACGGAGATTGTGGATGAAGAGGCCATGTCCCAAATCCGGAAGGGACATGAGACCATGTGCGTGGTGCTTACCAGCCGCCACAAGAACCTGGACACCGTGAGGGCCGTGTGGAGCACTGGAGACATCAAG ACATCTGTGGACTCTGCAGTGGCCATCAACGACCTCTCCGTTATGGTGGACCTTCTGAACATCGTCAACCAGAAGGC GTCTCTTTGGAAGCTGGATCTGTGCACAGTCATCTTGCCTCAGATAGAGAAACTTCTGCAAAGCAAATATGAAAG TTACGTCCAGACAGgctgcacttctctgaagttgATCCTGCAGAGGTTTCTGCCCCTGATCACAGACATCCTTGCTGCACCGCCATCCGTGGGGGTGGACATCAGCAGAGAAGAGAG GCTTCACAAATGCCGCCTGTGCTACAAGCAGCTGAAAAACATCAGCAACATCATCAAGAACAAATCTGGACTCAGTGGCCGCCACGGCAGTGCCTTCCGTGAGCTGCACCTCCTGATGGCTGTCCTTGAGTGA